A window from Nocardioides mesophilus encodes these proteins:
- a CDS encoding ABC transporter permease has protein sequence MSAATPVGPVVAALPGTRRGRSGRWNAPLVSGLVLFGLIVLAALCAPLLTSHDPIAQNLNEAFLSPGSPDHPLGTDALGRDVLSRLLYGARVDLRVGVLAVISPFIIGSLVGLVAGWFGGWVDGVVGRIIDIVIAFPFLVLVIALVFAMGPGTTSIYTAITLVGWVAYARIVRAQVLTAKEQEYAMAARASGLPTWRILLRHLMPNVVLQAIVFSMSDIVLTLLAIVTLGFLGLGVPPPTPDWGTMIQEGQQFILTKWYMSTIPGLAVVVTGLSLALIADGIVEKANR, from the coding sequence ATGAGCGCCGCCACCCCCGTCGGACCCGTCGTCGCGGCCCTCCCGGGCACCCGCCGCGGCCGCTCCGGCCGCTGGAACGCCCCGCTGGTCTCCGGGCTGGTGCTGTTCGGGCTGATCGTGCTGGCCGCGCTCTGCGCGCCGCTGCTGACCTCTCACGACCCGATCGCCCAGAACCTCAACGAGGCCTTCCTGAGCCCCGGCTCACCCGACCACCCGCTCGGCACCGACGCCCTCGGGCGCGACGTCCTCTCGCGGCTGCTGTACGGCGCCCGCGTCGACCTGCGCGTCGGCGTGCTCGCGGTGATCTCGCCGTTCATCATCGGCAGCCTGGTCGGCCTGGTCGCCGGCTGGTTCGGTGGCTGGGTCGACGGCGTGGTCGGCCGGATCATCGACATCGTCATCGCCTTCCCGTTCCTGGTCCTCGTGATCGCCCTGGTGTTCGCGATGGGGCCCGGCACCACCAGCATCTACACGGCCATCACGCTGGTCGGCTGGGTCGCCTACGCCCGGATCGTGCGGGCCCAGGTCCTCACCGCCAAGGAGCAGGAGTACGCCATGGCGGCGCGGGCCAGCGGCCTGCCGACGTGGCGGATCCTGCTGCGGCACCTGATGCCCAACGTCGTGCTGCAGGCGATCGTCTTCTCGATGAGCGACATCGTCCTCACGCTGCTCGCCATCGTCACGCTGGGCTTCCTCGGCCTGGGCGTGCCACCGCCGACGCCGGACTGGGGAACGATGATCCAGGAGGGCCAGCAGTTCATCCTGACCAAGTGGTACATGTCCACGATCCCGGGTCTGGCGGTCGTGGTGACCGGGCTGTCCCTCGCGCTGATCGCGGACGGAATCGTGGAGAAGGCCAACCGATGA
- a CDS encoding N(4)-(beta-N-acetylglucosaminyl)-L-asparaginase, which yields MSAPVVIGSERSEVGLPAAMEILARGGSALDAVEAAMWRCEDNLADHYVGTGGLPNAQGVVELDASVMVGSSRAFGAVGAVQGFPHPISIARAVLERLPQHSLLVGTGAELFAEEHGFERAELLTEEAMALFRSALNPSAESVEGERTTSLPGDELYRTTAVELVRQLVPHDGPWGTINILALDASGELVVGVSTSGYPWKYPGRVGDSALPGAGNYADLRYGGAACTGRGELSMRATGAAAIVAGLARGLDPVEACRAMLADAATLPDEFRAELRCLALTPDGRHGAAAGQAGSTYAVMTESSTEPELHPRSVL from the coding sequence ATGAGCGCCCCAGTGGTCATCGGCAGCGAGCGCAGCGAGGTCGGGTTGCCCGCCGCGATGGAGATCTTGGCGCGCGGCGGCTCCGCGCTCGACGCCGTCGAGGCGGCGATGTGGCGCTGCGAGGACAACCTCGCCGACCACTACGTCGGCACCGGCGGACTGCCCAACGCCCAGGGCGTCGTCGAGCTCGACGCGTCCGTGATGGTCGGCTCGTCGCGCGCCTTCGGCGCGGTCGGCGCCGTCCAGGGGTTCCCGCACCCGATCTCGATCGCGCGCGCCGTCCTCGAGCGGCTGCCGCAGCACAGCCTGCTCGTCGGCACCGGCGCCGAGCTCTTCGCCGAGGAGCACGGCTTCGAGCGGGCCGAGCTGCTGACCGAGGAGGCGATGGCCCTGTTCCGCAGCGCGCTGAACCCCTCGGCCGAGTCCGTCGAGGGCGAGCGGACGACCTCGCTGCCCGGTGACGAGCTCTACCGGACCACGGCCGTGGAGCTGGTCCGGCAGCTGGTCCCGCACGACGGCCCCTGGGGGACCATCAACATCCTGGCCCTGGACGCTTCAGGCGAGCTCGTAGTCGGGGTGTCCACCAGCGGCTACCCGTGGAAGTATCCCGGCCGGGTCGGCGACTCCGCCCTTCCGGGGGCCGGCAACTACGCGGACCTGCGCTACGGCGGCGCGGCCTGCACCGGGCGCGGCGAGCTGAGCATGCGTGCGACCGGTGCCGCGGCCATCGTGGCCGGGCTGGCCCGCGGGCTGGATCCGGTCGAGGCGTGCCGGGCGATGCTCGCGGACGCGGCGACGCTGCCCGACGAGTTCCGGGCAGAGCTGCGCTGCCTGGCCCTCACCCCCGACGGCCGTCACGGCGCCGCTGCCGGCCAGGCCGGCTCGACGTACGCCGTGATGACCGAGTCCTCGACCGAGCCCGAGCTGCACCCCAGGAGCGTCCTGTGA
- a CDS encoding M55 family metallopeptidase, with amino-acid sequence MKIFISSDMEGTAGVVDWDQCMAGGATYPYYTDLLTQEINAAIEGAQAAGATEFLVNDAHSKMANLRPDALAGRASYLSGRYKPMYMMQGLDDSFDAIFLVSYHGSMGSEGSVLSHTYFPLAFAEVTIDGVVAGEAGINSLVARAYGVPIVLVTGDTTTAEETRRFCPDIRAAVVKKSVSRFSAESLHPAAAQELIREEARLAVQDLPTVEPGSGAPVTLAISFRSSDYCELAARIAGVERTGALAARITGTDPLAIYRTFITVVLLCRGLVE; translated from the coding sequence GTGAAGATCTTCATCTCCTCCGACATGGAGGGCACCGCCGGTGTCGTCGACTGGGACCAGTGCATGGCCGGCGGGGCGACGTACCCCTACTACACCGACCTGCTGACCCAGGAGATCAACGCCGCGATCGAGGGGGCGCAGGCGGCGGGTGCGACGGAGTTCCTCGTCAACGACGCGCACTCGAAGATGGCCAACCTCCGTCCGGACGCCCTGGCCGGGCGCGCGAGCTACCTCTCCGGCCGCTACAAGCCGATGTACATGATGCAGGGCCTCGACGACAGCTTCGACGCCATCTTCCTGGTGTCCTACCACGGCTCGATGGGCAGCGAGGGCTCCGTGCTGTCGCACACGTACTTCCCACTCGCCTTCGCCGAGGTGACGATCGACGGCGTGGTCGCGGGGGAGGCGGGCATCAACTCGCTCGTGGCCCGGGCGTACGGCGTGCCGATCGTGCTGGTCACCGGCGACACGACGACGGCCGAGGAGACGCGACGCTTCTGTCCGGACATCCGCGCGGCCGTGGTCAAGAAGTCCGTCAGCCGCTTCTCCGCGGAGTCGCTGCACCCAGCCGCCGCCCAGGAGCTGATCCGCGAGGAGGCCCGGCTGGCCGTGCAGGACCTGCCGACCGTCGAGCCGGGGTCCGGTGCCCCGGTGACCCTGGCGATCTCCTTCCGCAGCAGCGACTACTGCGAGCTGGCGGCCCGGATCGCGGGGGTCGAGCGCACCGGTGCGCTCGCTGCCCGCATCACCGGCACCGACCCGCTCGCGATCTACCGCACCTTCATCACCGTCGTGCTGCTGTGCCGCGGGCTCGTCGAGTGA
- a CDS encoding ATP-binding cassette domain-containing protein gives MAAGTEILAVEGLAHHFTQPVAVTDRLFGRRPTVNRAVDGVDLVLHRGETLGLVGESGCGKSTLARCIVGLYEPTAGTIRYDGETVVGGSRSRAQRRAVQMVFQDPYSSLNPRMTVGQVLTELLRFHQLVPRGGIEARNRELMHLVGLPERALEQRPRQFSGGQRQRIGIARALAVEPTVLIADEPVSALDVSVQANIINLLSDLKETLDLSMIFVSHNMAVVRQISDRTAVMYGGRIVETGGTETVFDDPVHPYTSLLIGSVPRLVGPDGIVVADDAELSDQSGIREQVARDGAAGDHTPCRYADRCPAVVAACVDEPLLIQDPVRPDRAAACVHVPERRTEVPA, from the coding sequence ATGGCCGCCGGAACGGAGATCCTCGCGGTCGAGGGGCTGGCGCACCACTTCACCCAGCCGGTGGCGGTGACCGACCGGCTGTTCGGCCGTCGCCCGACGGTGAACCGGGCGGTCGACGGGGTCGACCTGGTGCTCCACCGCGGCGAGACGCTCGGCCTGGTCGGCGAGTCCGGGTGCGGCAAGTCGACGCTCGCGCGCTGCATCGTCGGGCTCTACGAGCCGACCGCCGGGACCATCCGCTACGACGGCGAGACGGTGGTCGGGGGAAGTCGCAGCCGGGCCCAGCGGAGGGCCGTGCAGATGGTCTTCCAGGACCCCTACAGCTCGCTGAACCCACGGATGACCGTCGGTCAGGTGCTCACCGAGCTCCTGCGCTTCCACCAGCTCGTGCCCCGCGGGGGGATCGAGGCGCGCAACCGGGAGCTCATGCACCTGGTCGGACTGCCCGAACGGGCGCTGGAGCAGCGGCCACGCCAGTTCTCCGGCGGCCAGCGGCAGCGGATCGGGATCGCCCGGGCCCTCGCCGTCGAGCCGACGGTGCTGATCGCGGACGAGCCGGTCTCGGCGCTCGACGTCTCGGTGCAGGCGAACATCATCAACCTGCTCTCCGACCTCAAGGAGACGCTCGACCTCTCGATGATCTTCGTCTCGCACAACATGGCGGTGGTCCGCCAGATCAGCGACCGCACCGCCGTGATGTACGGCGGCCGGATCGTCGAGACCGGCGGCACCGAGACGGTCTTCGACGACCCGGTGCATCCCTACACCTCGCTGCTCATCGGGTCGGTCCCGCGACTGGTCGGGCCCGACGGCATCGTCGTCGCGGACGATGCCGAGCTTTCCGACCAGTCCGGGATCCGCGAGCAGGTGGCACGGGACGGCGCCGCGGGCGACCACACGCCGTGCCGCTACGCCGACCGGTGCCCGGCCGTGGTCGCGGCCTGCGTCGACGAGCCCCTGCTCATCCAGGACCCGGTCCGGCCCGACCGTGCCGCGGCGTGCGTGCACGTCCCCGAACGACGTACGGAGGTTCCCGCATGA
- a CDS encoding methylaspartate ammonia-lyase, translating into MRIRDLLTVPVRAGFFADDQAAIRAGAEHDGFGYAGAPLTPGFDAVRQAGEALSVLLVLDDGSVAHGDCAAVQYSGAGGRDPVFSALDAAREIDEHLRPVLVGAELTSFRELAGTVDAVRGTDGELLHTAVRYGVTQAVLDAVAQSRHRTMAEVVRDEYATGVELQPVPMFAQSGDDRYVNAEKMILKRVDVLPHGLVNHVATKLGARGELLEEYVAWLVARIGELRVDDGYRPRFHLDTYGTIGIAFDADLDAVADYLAGLGRLAAPYQLTVEHPVDAGSREAQVEACARLRAGLRQRGSNVWIAVDEWCNTLEDIALFVDRGAADVIHVKTPDLGGITNTVEALLLVRAAGLVAYCGGTCNETDRSAEVSAHLAMACGAGQVLAKPGMGVDEGLMIVGNEMARVCAIVGARADADHSAPDPATRRTTQ; encoded by the coding sequence GTGAGGATCCGCGACCTCCTCACGGTGCCCGTCCGGGCCGGGTTCTTCGCCGACGACCAGGCCGCCATTCGGGCCGGTGCCGAGCACGACGGGTTCGGCTACGCCGGGGCGCCGCTCACCCCCGGCTTCGACGCGGTCCGGCAGGCGGGGGAGGCGCTGTCGGTGCTGCTGGTGCTCGACGACGGCTCGGTCGCCCACGGCGACTGCGCCGCGGTGCAGTACAGCGGCGCCGGCGGCCGCGACCCGGTGTTCTCCGCGCTGGACGCCGCCCGCGAGATCGACGAGCACCTGCGCCCGGTCCTGGTCGGCGCCGAGCTCACGTCGTTCCGCGAGCTGGCCGGGACGGTGGACGCCGTCCGCGGCACCGATGGGGAGCTGCTCCACACCGCGGTCCGGTACGGCGTCACCCAGGCCGTCCTCGACGCCGTGGCGCAGAGCCGGCACCGGACGATGGCCGAGGTGGTCCGCGACGAGTACGCCACCGGCGTCGAGCTGCAGCCGGTCCCGATGTTCGCCCAGTCCGGGGACGACCGGTACGTCAACGCCGAGAAGATGATCCTCAAGCGGGTCGACGTGCTGCCGCACGGGCTGGTCAACCACGTGGCGACCAAGCTCGGCGCCCGCGGGGAGCTGCTGGAGGAGTACGTCGCCTGGCTGGTCGCCCGGATCGGTGAGCTCCGGGTCGACGACGGATACCGGCCGCGGTTCCACCTCGACACCTACGGCACCATCGGGATCGCCTTCGACGCCGACCTGGACGCCGTGGCCGACTACCTCGCCGGGCTCGGGCGACTGGCCGCGCCGTACCAGCTGACCGTCGAGCACCCCGTGGACGCGGGCAGCCGGGAGGCCCAGGTCGAGGCCTGTGCGCGGCTGCGTGCCGGGCTGCGCCAGCGCGGCAGCAACGTCTGGATCGCCGTCGACGAGTGGTGCAACACGCTCGAGGACATCGCGCTGTTCGTCGACCGCGGCGCGGCCGACGTCATCCACGTGAAGACGCCCGACCTCGGCGGGATCACCAACACCGTCGAGGCGCTGCTGCTGGTGCGCGCGGCCGGCCTGGTCGCCTACTGCGGCGGCACCTGCAACGAGACGGACCGGTCGGCGGAGGTCAGCGCACATCTCGCGATGGCCTGCGGCGCCGGGCAGGTGCTCGCCAAGCCCGGGATGGGCGTGGACGAGGGCCTGATGATCGTCGGCAACGAGATGGCGCGCGTCTGCGCCATCGTCGGGGCCCGAGCGGACGCCGACCACTCGGCGCCCGACCCCGCGACAAGGAGGACCACGCAATGA
- a CDS encoding ABC transporter ATP-binding protein codes for MTAPLLEVRDLTIDIPLPHGRLHAVRGVSLSVGTGEAVGLVGESGSGKSLALRALLGLLPHPAQRVDGTVLIDGEDVTGLAPKELSRRLTDTMSMIFQDSLTALNPVKRVGDQIAEAPLRKLGKSRSEAHAIAVDLMAQVGIADAERRYRLYPHQLSGGMRQRICIAIALSTKPRVILADEPTTALDVTIQAQVLGVLRRLQEEERVGLLLVSHDLAVVSQTCSRLYVMYAGRVVESGNLVDLVHAPRHPYTFSLLRSVPDPGQRVHRLLTIVGQPPDLTRPVVGCSFAPRCPFVAEGCTHEEPPLAEVAVPGADAGARLSACWRVDTAPEWPAMIAEDPTLISDELVVPR; via the coding sequence ATGACCGCCCCCCTGCTCGAGGTCCGTGACCTCACCATCGACATCCCCCTGCCGCACGGCCGGCTGCACGCGGTGCGCGGTGTCTCGCTCTCGGTGGGCACCGGCGAGGCCGTCGGCCTCGTGGGTGAGTCCGGGTCGGGCAAGAGCCTGGCCCTGCGGGCCCTGCTCGGCCTGCTCCCGCACCCCGCCCAACGCGTGGACGGAACCGTCCTCATCGACGGCGAGGACGTCACCGGGCTGGCGCCGAAGGAGCTGAGCCGGCGTCTCACCGACACCATGAGCATGATCTTCCAGGACTCGCTGACCGCGCTGAACCCGGTCAAGCGCGTCGGCGACCAGATCGCAGAGGCGCCGCTGCGCAAGCTCGGCAAGTCCCGCTCGGAGGCGCACGCGATCGCGGTGGACCTGATGGCCCAGGTGGGGATCGCCGACGCCGAGCGTCGCTACCGGCTCTACCCGCACCAGCTCTCCGGCGGCATGCGGCAGCGGATCTGCATCGCGATCGCGCTGTCCACCAAGCCGCGGGTGATCCTCGCCGACGAGCCGACGACCGCGCTGGACGTCACCATCCAGGCACAGGTGCTGGGCGTGCTGCGCCGGCTCCAGGAGGAGGAGCGCGTCGGGCTGCTGCTGGTCAGCCACGACCTCGCCGTGGTCAGCCAGACCTGCTCGCGTCTCTACGTCATGTACGCCGGCAGGGTGGTGGAGTCCGGCAACCTGGTGGACCTGGTGCACGCGCCGCGGCACCCCTACACGTTCTCGCTGCTGCGCTCGGTGCCCGACCCGGGGCAGCGGGTCCACCGACTGCTCACGATCGTGGGCCAGCCGCCGGACCTCACCCGACCGGTCGTCGGCTGCTCGTTCGCGCCGCGCTGCCCGTTCGTGGCCGAGGGCTGCACCCACGAGGAGCCGCCGCTCGCCGAGGTCGCCGTGCCGGGTGCCGACGCGGGTGCGCGGCTGAGCGCCTGCTGGCGGGTGGACACCGCTCCCGAGTGGCCCGCGATGATCGCCGAGGATCCCACGCTGATCTCTGACGAACTGGTGGTGCCACGCTGA